From Cheilinus undulatus linkage group 18, ASM1832078v1, whole genome shotgun sequence, the proteins below share one genomic window:
- the LOC121526747 gene encoding probable histone deacetylase 1-B isoform X2: MALTSQGTKKKVCYYYDGDVGNYYYGQGHPMKPHRIRMTHNLLLNYGLYRKMEIYRPHKASGEEMTKYHSDDYIKFLRSIRPDNMSEYSKQMQRFNVGEDCPVFDGLFEFCQLSGGGSIAGAVKLNKQQTDIAINWAGGLHHAKKSEASGFCYVNDIVLAILELLKYHQRVLYIDIDIHHGDGVEEAFYTTDRVMTVSFHKYGEYFPGTGDLRDIGAGKGKYYAVNYPLRDGIDDESYEAIFKPIMAKVMEMYQPSAVVLQCGADSLSGDRLGCFNLTIKGHAKCVEYMKSFNLPLLMLGGGGYTIRNVARCWTYETAVALDTSIPNELPYNDYFEYFGPDFKLHISPSNMTNQNTTDYLEKIKQRLFENLRMLPHAPGVQMQAIPEDAVQEDSGDEEEDDPNKRISIRAHDKRIACEEEFSDSEDEGEGGRRNAASFKKAKRAKTEGEKEGEEKEKKEVKEEEKVPEEEKMDTSKPKEESKTP; encoded by the exons gTGATGTTGGAAATTATTACTATGGTCAAGGGCATCCCATGAAGCCCCACCGAATCCGCATGACTCACAACCTGTTGCTCAATTATGGCCTGTACAGAAAGATGGAGATCTAT CGTCCACACAAAGCTAGCGGAGAGGAGATGACCAAGTATCACAGTGATGATTACATTAAATTCCTCCGGTCAATCCGACCAGACAACATGTCCGAGTACAGTAAACAAATGCAGAGAT TTAATGTGGGAGAGGACTGTCCAGTGTTTGATGGCTTGTTCGAGTTCTGCCAGCTCTCAGGAGGAGGCTCTATCG CTGGTGCAGTGAAGTTGAACAAACAGCAGACGGACATCGCTATCAACTGGGCTGGAGGCCTGCATCATGCCAAGAAGTCTGAGGCCTCAGGCTTTTGCTATGTCAATGACATTGTACTGGCCATCCTGGAGTTACTGAA ATACCACCAGCGAGTTCTGTACATAGATATTGATATCCACCACGGAGATGGTGTGGAGGAGGCTTTCTACACCACAGACCGTGTTATGACGGTTTCCTTCCACAAGTATGGAGAGTACTTTCCTGGCACAGGTGACCTGAGG GACATTGGTGCTGGAAAAGGGAAATACTATGCTGTGAATTACCCACTGAGAGATGGGATTGATGATGAGTCCTACGAAGCCATATTCAAACCT ATAATGGCCAAGGTGATGGAGATGTACCAGCCCAGTGCAGTGGTTTTGCAGTGTGGAGCTGACTCTCTGTCAGGAGACAGGCTTGGTTGCTTTAACCTCACCATCAAAG GTCACGCTAAGTGTGTGGAGTACATGAAGAGTTTCAATCTGCCACTGCTAATGCTCGGTGGAGGAGGCTACACCATCCGCAACGTGGCACGCTGCTGGACGTATGAGACCGCTGTAGCCCTAGATACCTCCATTCCCAATG AGCTCCCTTACAATGACTACTTTGAGTATTTTGGACCAGACTTCAAGCTGCACATCAGCCCCTCAAACATGACCAATCAGAACACCACTGACTACCTGGAGAAGATCAA GCAGCGCTTGTTTGAGAACTTGCGCATGCTGCCCCATGCTCCTGGAGTCCAGATGCAGGCCATCCCTGAGGATGCTGTGCAGGAGGACAGCGGTGACGAGGAGGAGGATGACCCCAATAAACGCATATCCA TCCGTGCTCATGACAAGAGGATAGCATGCGAGGAGGAGTTCTCTGACTCAGAGGATGAAGGTGAAGGTGGTCGTAGAAATGCAGCTAGCTTCAAGAAAGCCAAGCGGGCCAAGACTGAGGGGGAGAAGGAGggagaagaaaaggagaagaaag aagtaaaagaggaggagaaggtgccagaagaggagaaaatggaCACGTCAAA GCCAAAAGAAGAGTCCAAGACACCTTGA
- the LOC121526747 gene encoding probable histone deacetylase 1-B isoform X1: MALTSQGTKKKVCYYYDGDVGNYYYGQGHPMKPHRIRMTHNLLLNYGLYRKMEIYRPHKASGEEMTKYHSDDYIKFLRSIRPDNMSEYSKQMQRFNVGEDCPVFDGLFEFCQLSGGGSIAGAVKLNKQQTDIAINWAGGLHHAKKSEASGFCYVNDIVLAILELLKYHQRVLYIDIDIHHGDGVEEAFYTTDRVMTVSFHKYGEYFPGTGDLRDIGAGKGKYYAVNYPLRDGIDDESYEAIFKPIMAKVMEMYQPSAVVLQCGADSLSGDRLGCFNLTIKGHAKCVEYMKSFNLPLLMLGGGGYTIRNVARCWTYETAVALDTSIPNELPYNDYFEYFGPDFKLHISPSNMTNQNTTDYLEKIKQRLFENLRMLPHAPGVQMQAIPEDAVQEDSGDEEEDDPNKRISIRAHDKRIACEEEFSDSEDEGEGGRRNAASFKKAKRAKTEGEKEGEEKEKKGEEETKEVKEEEKVPEEEKMDTSKPKEESKTP, from the exons gTGATGTTGGAAATTATTACTATGGTCAAGGGCATCCCATGAAGCCCCACCGAATCCGCATGACTCACAACCTGTTGCTCAATTATGGCCTGTACAGAAAGATGGAGATCTAT CGTCCACACAAAGCTAGCGGAGAGGAGATGACCAAGTATCACAGTGATGATTACATTAAATTCCTCCGGTCAATCCGACCAGACAACATGTCCGAGTACAGTAAACAAATGCAGAGAT TTAATGTGGGAGAGGACTGTCCAGTGTTTGATGGCTTGTTCGAGTTCTGCCAGCTCTCAGGAGGAGGCTCTATCG CTGGTGCAGTGAAGTTGAACAAACAGCAGACGGACATCGCTATCAACTGGGCTGGAGGCCTGCATCATGCCAAGAAGTCTGAGGCCTCAGGCTTTTGCTATGTCAATGACATTGTACTGGCCATCCTGGAGTTACTGAA ATACCACCAGCGAGTTCTGTACATAGATATTGATATCCACCACGGAGATGGTGTGGAGGAGGCTTTCTACACCACAGACCGTGTTATGACGGTTTCCTTCCACAAGTATGGAGAGTACTTTCCTGGCACAGGTGACCTGAGG GACATTGGTGCTGGAAAAGGGAAATACTATGCTGTGAATTACCCACTGAGAGATGGGATTGATGATGAGTCCTACGAAGCCATATTCAAACCT ATAATGGCCAAGGTGATGGAGATGTACCAGCCCAGTGCAGTGGTTTTGCAGTGTGGAGCTGACTCTCTGTCAGGAGACAGGCTTGGTTGCTTTAACCTCACCATCAAAG GTCACGCTAAGTGTGTGGAGTACATGAAGAGTTTCAATCTGCCACTGCTAATGCTCGGTGGAGGAGGCTACACCATCCGCAACGTGGCACGCTGCTGGACGTATGAGACCGCTGTAGCCCTAGATACCTCCATTCCCAATG AGCTCCCTTACAATGACTACTTTGAGTATTTTGGACCAGACTTCAAGCTGCACATCAGCCCCTCAAACATGACCAATCAGAACACCACTGACTACCTGGAGAAGATCAA GCAGCGCTTGTTTGAGAACTTGCGCATGCTGCCCCATGCTCCTGGAGTCCAGATGCAGGCCATCCCTGAGGATGCTGTGCAGGAGGACAGCGGTGACGAGGAGGAGGATGACCCCAATAAACGCATATCCA TCCGTGCTCATGACAAGAGGATAGCATGCGAGGAGGAGTTCTCTGACTCAGAGGATGAAGGTGAAGGTGGTCGTAGAAATGCAGCTAGCTTCAAGAAAGCCAAGCGGGCCAAGACTGAGGGGGAGAAGGAGggagaagaaaaggagaagaaaggtGAGGAGGAAACAAAAG aagtaaaagaggaggagaaggtgccagaagaggagaaaatggaCACGTCAAA GCCAAAAGAAGAGTCCAAGACACCTTGA